The window AAGCGCCTCTTATTCCTCAGACCAGAGAACCTCTCATCCAGTGTCAGGCTGGTCTGCAGGGGAAAGGGAGAGCGAGTCAGTCCCGTGTCTCGTGGCAAAGCATGGCCAAACTTGTAGCGGGGTATTGATTAGAGCCCATCAGTCAGGACGGTGCTTCACAGCCAGTTAGTCAATTAAACCACTCAGCACACGGAGACAAGGAGCTCAACAGACTGTGTGTGGCTGGAAAACCTCCAAGCAGCGCCCAGCCCCAAGACACTGGGCATCCTCAGCAAGAACAGGAGCAAGCAGATGGCATTTGAGCACATGGCATCAAGTAAAACCAAACCGTCCAGACAAGAAACGCCGGCGATGAAGAAGGTGGAGCAGGATTTCTGACCTGCCCAGGGGCTCTTGGACCATACTTCAGCATAAAACGTGGCACTGAGGAAGTCACCAAAGCAAAGAGAGAGCAAAGCCCAGAAGTGCTGTGTGTCTCTGAGGAGTGGGGAGCACCGACAGTGAAATGGTCCCCCCTGGCCAAGACCACTCACAAGCAGCATCTCCCCGCTCCAAGCAAGCACATGGAGAGGCCAAGAGGGGCCAAAAGAGTGGGGAAAACTGGGCCGAGTCTGTAACTGCTGAACAGTCTTCTCAGATGCCTTCAGTTTTGTGAGCAACCTAGCCAACACGGCTACAGGACTCTCCTCCCGGGTTATGCTAGATAAACCCAACTGGTAGCCCCAAAGACCTGTGAGTGATGTTAACAGCTTagtggcagtgctgctgcagggtgCAAAGTGCCACCTGTCCCGTCGACACTCCTCTACCTGGTTGGCCATTGCACGGAAGTTGAATCTCAGCAGCACCCCCCTGGGCTGGGGCTTGGTGGCCCGTGGCGGGGGCCTCTGACTTCGCAGGAACGGGCGCTTGGATCCAGGCCTGGGGAGAGCACAGATCTGCAGTCACTCAGGATGCTTAGGCAGCTCACTTCCTATCATCTGCAAACCAGCACAGAGTAAAGGAGACACGCGCATGCCCCACACGTCCCATGGCATGTCTCACAGCAGCCGGGGTGAGTCTAAAGGGTGCCGGGAGAGCTGCTGTGCAGGCAGAGTTCCAGCACCAGGGACTGCGTCACATCAAGGCTATCACGGGGTGCTCTCTGCACCCAGGACATGCCAAGTGCCCTCACTCACCCTTCTTTCTgcccctgggtgctgggtccTGCAGCTGCACCGGCTCAGCCCAGGGGTGAAGCTGCCCCCTTCCAGCCTCTGCATTCCTCTCACACAGTGAGGGTGCTGTGTCCCTTTGGGGTGCGTGGGTTTCCCCCGTGAAACCCCACAGCGAGCACAACCAGCCCGCCACCTCCCACATGCTGCTGGCACTTCCATTTCTCCTTACTCCGGATAACAAATGAGCCACACAGTAATTATCATCTCCTTTCAGATATGCCAGGAAGGGAACGAGACACCATTTTGCTAATCATTTTGGGTCTGAACCATTCATTGCACGCTCATTATAGAAGAAGTGAAGATGCAATAATGCTAAAGGGATTTGCAATGGCTTTTGTAGGGCTCCCATCCTAACAAATCACCTCATTTACTTACGCGTTGGTCTGGCCTGCCTGGGGATTAGCCACAGAAACCGTCAGAACTGCTCCGGGGCTGGGTTTCACTTGCCACCTGCCGAGACAGGGAGATGTATCCAGCTTCCACTCGAATGTGAAAGAGCACCTTGTGTTTGCAGCGTGCCTTTGTTCACCAGTTACCTTCTCATCCTTGGTGGTTTCCCTTCTTCATTAGCATCCATCTgttgtgaaatatatttttaaaaaaatgacttaAAGAATTAGCTCTCAGAAACAATGATTCATTTTCTAGTATTTCATTTGGTGTATCTAAATAGCTCTTTCCTTGCATGTTGTCAAGAAATTTGTTAATTTTGGGGTTCCTGCTGGCACAGTGATCTGTATGGGGTGGCTTTACTTTACCCTGTGTGTGCTGCTGTATAAGCTACAAGGTTTACTTTTATCATCTGCCCAGGTTTTATTTTCCAGCTGCCAGAATATTAAGCTGCATTGAAAGTTGCCTGTCCTGCGAACACTTTCCTAGGAATACATTCGTTGTTAAAGCCATTCATCTCTCCCAGTCACTTTTGGAAGCAAAGATACAACTGGGCAAAGGCTGGTAAAACTGAAGGCTTGTCACCATCAGCAAGTTGCAGAAAAAATGTCTCGATACTGACCCCTCTCTGAAAGTTCGCTTTGGAGAACCGCTGCTGCATCCGCTTCTGCTGGAAGGCTGGTCCCCTGTTCAGCAGGAAAGGCCTGCTGgtaaaggaggagagagaaaaggacatAGGTGAGTATGATGCCAGGTCTCTCCTAAAGTTTAATGCTGAACTACCTAACCCAGTGTggtattaaaaagcaaatgaggCTGTGTGTTACCAAGTTCCGCCCAACGGGTTTTTCTGCGAGCAAAGGATTTCAGAGGAACTCGTTTTTCTGCTCAAATGAAACAACAGCTTGTGTTCTGAACTCTgctcgtttaaaaaaaaaatcatggaagaaaataatctgatcggaagggacctctggaggtcatttagtCCCTGGTCTACTCCAAGCAGAGAAAGATGGGATTGCAACAGAGAACACAAGGACCGCAGTGAGACAGGCACGGAGACTGCCCAGTGCCCGGCAGCCTGCCTTTGTCACCGCTCCTGGGGCACAGCATCTGCTTCTGCAACCCCTCACCAGGACAGACACCCTCTCCCTGCCTATCCCTTACAGCTGGAATCTGTATTTCCTGcctttatgaaaataaatgctatttCACCATTCAAAAGTTTTCCCCAAAATGACAGAGTTTAATAAAggtttaataaaaatacaaaggtCACATTTTCtatgttttctaaaatgaaatgacagatcTAATACCTGAATTATTAACTATCAGCACAAGGTTGTTTTATTTCCAGGTGCCCTCCTAACATACCCAGGGGTACTTTTCTCACATCGCATGAGCACACGGGTGTAGCCACTCCCAGCTGGCACAGActgagagcagagccccagaaaCTGCACAgggaaaaccaaaaaagcccagAGTTACCAAAGATTTTACCTTCTCCCTGGGGCGTGGGTGCTGGCGGCAGCTGCTCTGAATCTCTTGGGGCCTGGGGGTGGCCGTCGCCGTCCCTCCGGCTgcccactgctgctgcttttggagaaAGCATCGTTGTTCTTGTTGCCCTGAAAGAGCAGCGAGAGCTCAGCAGTTGTCACCCATGCCACACCCTCAGTGCACAAAGGGGGAGTGAGCACGAGTGACAGCACACGACCGTGCTTCCCTCCACCAACTGCCGCTGCCTGAAAAGCCAGTACATTTATTTGGCATTGTCTTTGGCTCTGTCTAGAGGGAAACCCAGACTGCTCCAAAGTGCAGGTGGTGATTGCTCACACTGCAGCAGTTCCCTCGCTGCTCTCGGACACGTTCAGCGCCACTTGCAATTGCTTCAAagggggctcagccccacactGTGTGCTCTGCATTCCCCGTATTCTCATTCCcaactgtttttcctttgcaatttCTGCAGTCTTGCAACTGAACAACCCTGCTCtgcaagtggttttttttttttccttttctattttcttgatGTGAAACTGATTCCTCACTAAATCTACCAAAATCTACCAAAACCGAGCAGTGTTGCTGTAGTCTCAAATTTGGACTCGGTATACACTGTTGTCAACAATCAGTCTGTGTGCCTCAGCTCCTGGGCATGAAACTACAAGTACCAGGAATAATGTTTCATTCTAATGGTgcagaaataccaaaaaaaattagTTCATGGAGAGCAAATCTCACACAAGCCAAGCATTATAGCTTTGCTCAGGTTTCTTTTCGGTCATTGACTCTTTCTTGTTTGGACATGTACGTTGCCCGGTCCAAGCCCTGACGCATGAAGAACATCAGAAGACCCCTCAGCAGTGTATGTCCTCCTGCAGTTACTTATGCAAACTGCCACAGACTCTATCCCATTTATTTCTGTGGGACAACCACCACCACTGTTACTACCCACTAACTGAGATGTGTTTCCACATTCTTCCCACTTGGTTTATTTCTGCGAAATGGAAGCTACCGTAGAATTATGCCTCCTAGCAACTGCTTATTACTTTCTGTTAATATCCAGCCACATTCAATATCTGAGTCATCGCAGTCTTTATTTTCAGGAATAACCACACTCCATGCACATGCATGCTCAGCTTAGGGCTCTCTTATTTACACCCCCAGCACACAGCCATTAAATGTGCCATCATGTTTGGcacttgggtgtttttttaaaagcttgctgAGCGTATGTGACCTCCTAATTGAATGGAAAAAACCAACCACCTCTCACAGAGGACTACCTGCTTGATTTCCACTTTCTACACCAAGCCAGTTTAATATTAGTGACACTCAGAAGAAAGCTGTAAGAACTACTTTAATGGTGATCACATACCTTCCTTCCCATGTCTTGAATCTTAAAAATAACTCAAAaaccaaatgaaatatttcaatctttttttttttttaaagtgtttttgagCAGACAAGACCTAGACATTTAAACTTGAAAAAGGCAGagccatgaaagaaaaaaaaatgtgttttacactGAAGCACGTGGGCAATCTGACCCATGGCTGTCACAGTACTGGGAATCAGTGTCTCTCAGGAGGATATCCACTTGTTAGTGAAAAGTATGTCTCTGAACCAAAGTCACCTGAAGTCAACAACAGGCTGTCCTTTTACTTCATTGGACCTTGGAAAACGCTCAGGGTGGAGGGCAAATAATGGTGAATCTTAACAAACCTCCTCTAAGTGCTAATAGTAAGATGAGATGACATGAAATTTgtttttatggaaatatttttaaatcttttaagaacacatttttaaaaaatcttttttttgtaaaaccCATGGGAACTGATTCAGTAAAATTATGCCAAGTCATAAGCTTATAAAATCAACCAGAAAATTGCTATTTTATATGCATATGTGTCTGTACTCAGCTAAGCATACAAATGCTATGCACAGACATATAAAGGATAGTGCCTGTAAATATTTTATGCAGATTGTTCTTTGGGGTAATCCAGGATCATAAAATCCAGCAGATTTCCTCATGACATTTGGGAACAGCTGTACCTTCCTTACCCCCCTACCTCTTGAGCCGATGCCTGGCGATTTAAAGGGCTCACTCCATTTAATGCGGCAGCTGCTCTTCTCCTGGGGCCGGGCACACCATTCCTGAATTGTCTCCGATTGTATTGTTGTTGTCCAAACCCTCTTCTAAAGCGGTTAGGTCCTATGAAAATAAACTCTTATTTTAGCATCCTTCGAAACTTAATTCATGATTACAGTTTTGCAAATGGATTACAAGGTTAACTTAATATGATATAGCAGTATCTATATAAATAGTGATGCAAGAATCACATTAATTTATTCCAGAAAAGTAAATGAATTTTGCAGAATATTAAATAATGTATCCTTCCAATGTCTCACTAACATTCTCATTCTGTGTAGGACTGACATACACATTATTTGATTTGAAAGAATATAGAAAAGCCTTCCACAATTCTGATTCCTAATAAAGGCAGGAACGCTCACATCAGGAAACCTGTCAATCTGTTGTCAGAGCTCACACTGCTATGAATTAACTGTGAAATGGAAGAAGCCTTTTGGTACAGATATGCAAGTGACTCAAGCATCCGGAAGCCAACCCCACAGCAGCCTGGAATAGCTCTGAGTGCCCACATTATAGCACTTGATAGGTGAAGACTGGAccataatttttatatatatatatgtatattatattttctttcagcttgaTATAGACATATCCTTACTTACTGCATATACTGAAGGGGGaaccttctgctgctgttttatgtAACTGCACAGGACATACACACCAACAGCCCATCTTGCATATAATGCTTTCCCCTAAGCCTGTTCATGATCTTGAAGTGTGCTGAAGTGTCGAGCAAGAGGAAAGCGCTCCGTCAGACGGAGGCACAGTGCATTAAAGCCTAATTACTCCACATGATAAACTTCTGTAGTCATAATGAAGTAGACATATTCTGAGTCGCTATAGCAGTGAAATGTGCACACATACTCAGAGGGGTGTATAAATCAGGCACAAAGCAGTGCATGGCAGAGAGCGGCAAGAGTGCGGTTAAACCCTGGCCCACACAGCAGCACCGCACTGATACAAACCACAGAGCAGTTAGACACATGTATTGATCCTACATCATCGATTCCTACTTCACAGCAATTTATAATGACTTGGAGCAATTAGAAATGAAGTGTTCTGAGGCAGTGGTGACATCGCTGTCAGGGGCCATCACCGCAGTGATTAATGAAGGCTCCAGCCCCAGGGTGTAACACCGGTTGGTGCCAGCGTGTGCTGGTTACACTGGAATGAGTGAAGATGATTTGAGCTGCTCtagctttaaaacaaaagggCACCAGGGCATGCCCGTGGGAAGCACCTCCGGGACAGCTCATAAGGGTGCTTCGCTCCTGATGGCTGGAGATGCTGGTTGGGAATCCTCACAAAAATGCTGCTCACACGATCTGTGGGGCCAGTAGTTATTTTATTTGCAAACGATGCCCTCTCACCTCAGATGTGCAGGTGTGTAAATGTTCCTCTCCAAACACTTGAATTCTGGCAATCTGTGTCATTTTGACCAGATGTGGTCTCGCTGTGTTTAATGgcccttttttcccttctggttcTGTCCCCAcagtttgtttttccccttcttgttcCCTTCAACACCACCCTGGGCTTGCCCCTCTCTACTGTTTGCCAGATCGTGCTCCTGCAGGCCACCAAGCTCTCCTGTACCCCGGAGAGGGCGCCTCCTCTGCGGCAAGACAGACTGAACTCAGCTGCCTTTCCTGGGCATTTCATTGGTGCAATGGGAGGGACTGATGCAAAAGGCAGCCCTGACTAGAAAATCATGCCCCTGTCAGTCAGTTCATATTAGGGAGCCTCTGCTCAGCGGTGCGCTCAGGCACACCTCAGCCAGTGTAAATAACTAACGACGGAGCCGTCAGCCTCCAAGGGGTACCCTGTGTACACCAGCTGGGGACGAAGGACTCAGTCTGTCATGTATCCTGAAGTGTGACAGATGGGAGGCTCCATCTCTGCAAAAAGTCTGGCACATATTTATTAATGAAAGAACATTTGAATAAAACCCCACAGCATCAGCAGCTGGGGAAGACCCTCACTGTGTTTGGGTGCACCCTCAGAGCCTGGTGCTGAGCACATCTGCGTTGGCCAAGAGGCACCTCTGCCCAGCAAGCCCAGTTGGGGGAGAAGCCCCGATGTCTGACAGACTCTTTTTCCAAGGagatttgaaattcaaatttcTTGTCATTAAAAATCATCTTTCCCCCACTGGGGAGATGGTTTAAGCCATATTCCAGGAGGGATAACAGCACTTCGCTTGCATGAATTCTCTTGCTGGTTTAATCAGCATAATAGCCTTCTCCATCCTCTGTCATTACAGTGCTAGGCTGTTCTGATCGTCATTTTGATAATGGTTATCACATCTCAGCCCAGAAGGGACTGCACTTCAGCAGGGACTGAAGTGAAATGAGCCCCTGAAGAATTACGGGCTAAATTCCCAGTCATGCTGAGCTTCCCAAAATTGCTACTGACATCAGCCCCACACAGCATGGT is drawn from Strix uralensis isolate ZFMK-TIS-50842 chromosome 13, bStrUra1, whole genome shotgun sequence and contains these coding sequences:
- the LOC141949334 gene encoding UAP56-interacting factor-like isoform X1 produces the protein MEAAGPQPGPGPAAEPQPGAEEIDMSLDDIIKRHRKEQTDASAAGDRRRQQVKNRNSAYGYGRPRFHAWMQRNLQGPNRFRRGFGQQQYNRRQFRNGVPGPRRRAAAALNGVSPLNRQASAQEGNKNNDAFSKSSSSGQPEGRRRPPPGPKRFRAAAASTHAPGRSRPFLLNRGPAFQQKRMQQRFSKANFQRGMDANEEGKPPRMRRWQVKPSPGAVLTVSVANPQAGQTNAPGSKRPFLRSQRPPPRATKPQPRGVLLRFNFRAMANQTSLTLDERFSGLRNKRRFTAARNAGRTVTMP
- the LOC141949334 gene encoding UAP56-interacting factor-like isoform X2 → MEAAGPQPGPGPAAEPQPGAEEIDMSLDDIIKRHRKEQTDASAAGDRRRQQVKNRNSAYGYGRPRFHAWMQRNLQGPNRFRRGFGQQQYNRRQFRNGVPGPRRRAAAALNGVSPLNRQASAQEGNKNNDAFSKSSSSGQPEGRRRPPPGPKRFRAAAASTHAPGRRPFLLNRGPAFQQKRMQQRFSKANFQRGMDANEEGKPPRMRRWQVKPSPGAVLTVSVANPQAGQTNAPGSKRPFLRSQRPPPRATKPQPRGVLLRFNFRAMANQTSLTLDERFSGLRNKRRFTAARNAGRTVTMP